One region of Streptomyces davaonensis JCM 4913 genomic DNA includes:
- a CDS encoding hybrid non-ribosomal peptide synthetase/type I polyketide synthase, producing the protein MERVRGTAVCQGPEPEWDASDPRDAAAALLRAAETAPGAGVVTVAADGSTSRLTYPELLLRARLLLGGLRERGVGRGDFVVLCGLPLADFFPAFWACVLGGIQPVAIADPPLAGSPAHERLRHACALLGDPLVLTDVHELPDATPAHEFAEPHGSDVALLMLSSGSTGAPKAARLTHAGLADFAASSRRILDVRPDDTMVNWLPVDHSGAFLLYHLLAVFTGCTNVHAPTERVLADPLRWLDLMHEHRAQHGWAPTFAYRLVADALEERESPDRTWDLSSLKTLVCGGEQITLPVMRDFLDATHGLGVREGHIVPAWGMAETVTGVTYGRLDRPGTVHRLLKSSLGGDLLRADASTPDDETVTFVAAGAPAHGVTLRIVDDRGDLAPDGRIGRLQVHSPARLTPGYVDDPEADAAAFPAGRDWLDTGDLAFLDAGQVVITGRRKDLIILNGHNVYAHEVEEAVSAVPGIRQGEVAACGIPHPVRGTEELAVFFVGRGGEEDVRIGREVRAALYTRLRLTAAHVVPVPARDFPRTPAGKVRRGELRERFIAGTEAATRPDADAVMRAVREELAALLDRPADAHTPFYELGLTSVLVVRLRARLEGRLGVRIPQTVFFEHPTAAALAAHLGAGPGTDVRPETPPKSGAADDRRIAVVGMALRFPGADTIDGFWANLRDGVDSVRVFGEVGPERVPVAGVLDGAEEFDAEFFGMSLKETRLTHPAHRLFLECCHRALEDGGYAAAEPGTRIGVFAGSGMNLYDHQQATEAASAVDPATGMQRAMGAQPDFLATRVAYRLGLTGPAIGVQTACSTSLVAVHLAVQALLNGETELALAGAAAVHLPQESGYRTHPGSVLSPSGRCRAFDADADGTVGGNGVAAVLLKRLDRALADGDTVHAVILGSAVNNDGAGKVGFTAPGVTGQVEVVRQALRRADVAPETISYVEAHGTGTRLGDPVEFAALGRALGGTASCAVGSVKPNIGHLDSCAGMAGLIKTVLMLRHRMLVPTLNLNRPNPELRLDDSPLSLAAELRPWPAPEGTPRRAGVSALGVGGTNAHVVLEEAPPRASGPGRELPVLVPVSATDEKALAEFTDSVADHLRRQPEPAATDVAATLALGRPHRAFRATAVGRTAAEVARSLTERAPVRDALGPVGFAFAFAGQGSARRGMASGLYAAHPVARRVLDQCPDDVLPLLLEEKPTDQVWPTDTAQAALFAHQVALAEVWRATGIEPALLFGHSVGEYAALCVAGAIDVADGLRLTALRGRLMHTLSPVGGMLAVRAEREEAERVARAAGAELAAVNGPRSQVISGAPEALEAAARLLDAEGLRWRALSVDRAFHSAAVEEALREFRSGAEQVTYRPLRTPLVTTADGEARPEGWTVDVDYLLRQARRPVRFDLAMATAVERGHLDFVEIGAGDTLTGLGLHCVPNSRWLSGQGGGAGAVEQAGGVLAGLGAAYERGAELDWRAITSDGGRIPLPGHPLRASRIEGEAPVVVGVNGEVLDGIRELAAEALGSPVADITADRSFFELGADSLALMGMTTQLEKRYGVRVPVRELFDSADTPRKLAERIGGGGRTAPQPEPQPESQPQPVPEEPPSNLRDLFGQQLKPAQQLADQVTGVINRQLDILATPQAPEPQPAKPVVEQSPYTPTTGPDFSLYFFGDYPENTAHDKYGLIMDAAEFADRQGFHGLWFPERHFDSFGALFPNPSVLAAALAARTSRIRLNAGSVVLPLHHPVRVAEEWSVVDNISGGRAGLCVASGWHAADFALAPENYGRHREVMYERLETVRQLWSGQAVPVTAGDGAEIDVRLHPRPIQAELPLYAAVVGNPDSYRRAAAEGIGVVTNLMTQTVEQLAENIALYRRTRAEHGLDPAAGRVVVLVHTYLDEDGERARAEAYRPFVSYLRSSLALFDQVTNSLGFDVDLANTPEEDVEFLLGRAYERYCASRALIGDERTAAEAVGRLVAAGADEIACFVDFGVSREKVLAGLPVLDRVRRHPYASEAAPARRRMPLSPAQRRIWFLERLHPGTTMYCEPKAIRLDGPLDLPALREALRRVADRHPALRTVFGEADGVPYQEIRPDVRLDCPVDDHSGVSEEEALRAVLATHARGGMDLTAGPLVTARLLRLSPERHLLFLLAHHIVFDSSSTTVLARDLAAYYRGEEPPPLSEPPTPDSPEPAELAASLDHWRRELADAPELTLPTDRPRPPVRTGEGASLTHPIDAQLISELRTFAAGHRTTLFMALTGAIGAVLGRYSGQREVVLGTAVAARPLGAEDQVGLFLDTVPLRVDLDGEPDFPTLLRRVRDGSTTAYEHRRVPFDELVGALNPHRDPGRNPLFQVMVEYENEGAVDFDPPRLTATLLDVPSERAPFDLSVYLTHHADGLRFMVEYDTALFDEPTVRRLVADVEQVLRRALDTPTAPLTDLTAPDRTALARLGRLDEPAPAAGDTLHGLVEGQAPDAVALVTDEQRVSYGELEASANRLAHLLRGRGAGRGERVAVLLPRGPELITALLGVLKSGAAYLPLDPSTPTPRLAALLADAGPLLLLTSAALQARHPGLDTETHLMEDTDAGLPSEPPVVDVRPEDPAYCIYTSGSTGRPKGVVVPHRGPANLVRAHLAAHPPLRTLQWTSPSFDVSVQEIFTTLASGAELVLIDDELRYDPAAVAESARRHEVQRMFMPCTPLRYLMEAGPRLPALRELFSAGEALQLTDAFRRFLAGHPECVLYNQYGPTETSVIVTSQRVDPDGETLPPIGTPIPGARILLRDPAGRTVPVGAVGEIHVGGVPVADGYLNRPEETAAAFVDGGALYRTGDLARWRSDGALQYCGRVDDQVKIRGHRVEPAEAQAVLAALPGVRDAAVVARRDRHGESELVAYVVGGDPAPLRAALAAEVPEHLVPGRWVAVERLPVNASGKLDRARLPEPGGPASPAEAEPGTPLEKALHELWCEELGVARVSVTRPFFELGGHSLGAIRLLHRMAEELAVEVSMADFFRAPTIRGIAARAAGGRVAATVPLTSSLRRLWRRHHERTDPAVYNIAHRIDLHGELDVERLRGALTELVRRHDALRGRCTERVLEVLAEVPVEVPVEDVVDADRWCEEHARMPFALDRAPLFRFRLARLAEDRWILLTVFHHAVCDGWSLGVLREELGALYAGTELPPASAQFTDFARDEQGLTPERRAELDRYWRTELTGVPLRLPLPYDHPRPPALSGRGALHTWTIDGETPDRIAATAARLGVTPYAVLASAFALWAGRLCGNTGDVVLAASSANRTRRDRSGTVGLLGDAVLIRARRTENFEDLVTQLAESLFTALDHQELPLTEVVDLVEPGPELFPTVLFTVVTTPPPVLELPSLRTRVTSLPMPGVARNELYVVLVPGEEGIEVTFEYSTDLFTAATVEGWARTFTAVLEELA; encoded by the coding sequence ATGGAACGCGTACGGGGGACGGCCGTCTGCCAGGGGCCTGAGCCGGAGTGGGACGCCTCGGATCCACGGGACGCGGCGGCGGCGCTGCTGCGGGCGGCGGAGACCGCGCCCGGCGCCGGGGTCGTCACCGTCGCCGCCGATGGGTCCACCAGCCGCCTCACCTACCCCGAACTTCTCCTGCGCGCCCGGCTGTTGCTCGGCGGCCTGCGTGAGCGCGGAGTGGGCCGCGGGGACTTCGTCGTGCTGTGCGGGCTGCCGCTCGCCGACTTCTTCCCCGCCTTCTGGGCCTGCGTCCTGGGCGGCATCCAGCCCGTCGCCATCGCCGACCCGCCCCTCGCGGGCTCGCCCGCGCACGAACGCCTGCGGCACGCCTGCGCGTTGTTGGGCGACCCGCTCGTCCTCACGGACGTGCACGAGCTTCCGGACGCCACGCCCGCCCACGAGTTCGCCGAGCCCCACGGGTCCGACGTCGCCCTGCTGATGCTCTCCTCCGGCAGCACCGGCGCGCCCAAGGCCGCGCGGCTGACGCATGCGGGGCTGGCGGACTTCGCCGCGAGCAGTCGGCGGATCCTGGACGTGCGGCCCGACGACACCATGGTCAACTGGCTCCCCGTCGACCACAGCGGGGCGTTCCTGCTCTACCACCTGCTCGCCGTCTTCACCGGCTGCACCAACGTCCACGCACCGACCGAACGGGTACTGGCCGACCCGCTGCGCTGGCTCGACCTCATGCACGAGCACCGGGCGCAGCACGGATGGGCGCCGACGTTCGCGTACCGGCTGGTCGCGGATGCGCTGGAGGAGCGTGAATCGCCCGACAGAACATGGGACTTGAGCAGTCTCAAGACCCTCGTCTGCGGGGGTGAGCAGATCACGCTCCCCGTTATGCGTGACTTCCTCGACGCGACGCATGGCCTCGGTGTCCGCGAGGGGCACATCGTCCCGGCCTGGGGCATGGCGGAGACCGTCACCGGCGTCACCTACGGCCGACTCGACCGGCCGGGCACGGTCCATCGGCTGCTCAAGAGCAGCCTCGGCGGCGACCTCCTGCGCGCCGACGCCTCGACGCCCGACGACGAGACCGTCACCTTCGTCGCGGCCGGGGCGCCCGCGCACGGTGTCACCCTGCGCATCGTCGACGACCGCGGCGACCTCGCCCCGGACGGTCGCATCGGCCGACTCCAGGTCCACTCGCCCGCCCGCCTCACCCCCGGTTACGTCGACGACCCGGAGGCCGACGCCGCGGCCTTCCCCGCTGGACGGGACTGGCTGGACACCGGCGACCTGGCCTTCCTCGACGCCGGTCAGGTCGTCATCACCGGCCGCCGCAAGGACCTGATCATCCTCAACGGGCACAACGTGTACGCCCATGAGGTGGAGGAGGCGGTGAGTGCCGTCCCCGGGATCCGGCAGGGCGAGGTGGCCGCCTGCGGCATCCCGCATCCGGTGCGCGGGACCGAGGAGCTGGCGGTGTTCTTCGTCGGCCGGGGCGGCGAGGAGGATGTGCGGATCGGGCGGGAGGTGCGGGCGGCCCTGTACACGCGGCTACGGCTCACCGCCGCCCATGTGGTGCCCGTTCCGGCGCGGGACTTCCCGAGGACGCCTGCGGGGAAGGTGCGGCGAGGCGAGCTGCGGGAACGGTTCATCGCGGGGACGGAGGCCGCCACGCGGCCCGACGCGGACGCCGTCATGCGAGCCGTACGGGAGGAACTCGCCGCCCTCCTCGACCGCCCGGCCGACGCGCACACCCCGTTCTACGAACTCGGCCTGACCTCCGTTCTCGTCGTACGGCTGCGCGCGCGGCTGGAGGGGCGGCTCGGGGTGCGGATCCCGCAGACGGTCTTCTTCGAGCATCCCACTGCCGCCGCGCTGGCGGCGCATCTCGGGGCGGGCCCCGGGACGGACGTACGCCCGGAGACGCCACCCAAGTCCGGTGCCGCCGACGACCGCCGTATCGCCGTCGTCGGGATGGCCCTGCGCTTCCCCGGCGCGGACACCATCGACGGGTTCTGGGCCAATCTGCGCGACGGCGTCGACAGTGTCCGGGTCTTCGGGGAGGTCGGACCCGAACGGGTGCCGGTCGCCGGAGTCCTGGACGGGGCCGAGGAGTTCGACGCCGAGTTCTTCGGGATGAGCCTCAAGGAGACCCGGCTCACCCATCCCGCGCACCGGCTGTTCCTGGAGTGCTGCCACCGGGCGCTGGAGGACGGCGGCTACGCGGCGGCCGAACCCGGCACCAGGATCGGCGTGTTCGCGGGCTCGGGCATGAATCTCTACGACCACCAGCAGGCCACGGAGGCGGCTTCGGCCGTGGACCCCGCCACCGGTATGCAGCGCGCCATGGGCGCCCAGCCGGACTTCCTCGCCACCCGCGTCGCCTACCGGCTCGGGCTCACCGGACCGGCGATCGGCGTGCAGACCGCCTGCTCCACCTCGCTGGTCGCCGTCCACCTCGCCGTGCAGGCCCTGCTGAACGGGGAGACCGAGCTGGCGCTCGCCGGGGCCGCGGCCGTGCATCTGCCGCAGGAGAGCGGCTACCGCACCCACCCCGGCTCCGTCCTCTCGCCCAGCGGCCGGTGCCGGGCCTTCGACGCGGACGCCGACGGCACGGTCGGTGGCAACGGCGTCGCCGCCGTGCTGCTCAAACGCCTCGACCGGGCCCTCGCCGACGGCGACACCGTGCACGCCGTCATCCTCGGCTCGGCCGTCAACAACGACGGCGCGGGCAAGGTCGGTTTCACCGCCCCCGGCGTCACCGGGCAGGTGGAGGTCGTACGGCAGGCCCTGCGCAGGGCGGACGTCGCCCCCGAGACGATCTCCTACGTCGAGGCCCACGGCACCGGCACCCGGCTCGGCGATCCCGTGGAGTTCGCGGCGCTCGGCCGGGCCCTCGGGGGCACTGCTTCCTGCGCCGTCGGCTCGGTCAAGCCGAACATCGGTCACCTGGACAGCTGCGCGGGCATGGCGGGGCTGATCAAGACGGTGCTCATGCTTCGGCACCGCATGCTGGTCCCCACGCTGAATCTGAACCGGCCCAACCCCGAACTGCGGCTCGATGACAGTCCGTTGAGCCTCGCGGCCGAGCTGCGTCCCTGGCCCGCCCCGGAAGGCACTCCCCGCCGGGCGGGCGTCAGCGCCCTCGGGGTCGGCGGCACCAACGCGCATGTCGTACTGGAGGAGGCGCCCCCACGGGCGTCGGGTCCCGGTCGCGAACTTCCGGTCCTGGTACCGGTGTCGGCGACCGACGAGAAGGCGCTCGCCGAGTTCACCGACTCGGTCGCAGACCATCTGCGGCGGCAGCCGGAGCCGGCGGCCACCGATGTGGCGGCGACCCTGGCCCTCGGCCGCCCGCATCGCGCCTTCCGTGCGACCGCGGTGGGGCGTACGGCGGCGGAGGTCGCGCGGTCACTGACCGAACGGGCGCCGGTGCGGGACGCGTTGGGCCCGGTTGGCTTCGCCTTCGCTTTCGCCGGGCAGGGCAGCGCGCGCCGGGGCATGGCGAGCGGGCTGTACGCCGCCCATCCCGTCGCCCGGCGGGTCCTCGACCAGTGTCCGGACGACGTGCTGCCCCTCCTGCTGGAGGAGAAGCCCACCGACCAGGTCTGGCCCACGGACACCGCGCAAGCTGCCCTCTTCGCCCACCAAGTGGCGCTCGCCGAGGTGTGGCGGGCCACCGGGATCGAGCCCGCGCTGCTGTTCGGGCACAGCGTGGGTGAGTACGCGGCGCTGTGTGTCGCCGGGGCGATCGACGTGGCGGACGGACTGCGGCTCACCGCCCTGCGCGGGCGGCTGATGCACACGCTCAGCCCGGTGGGCGGCATGCTCGCCGTGCGGGCGGAGCGCGAGGAGGCGGAGCGGGTGGCGCGGGCGGCCGGGGCGGAGCTCGCCGCCGTCAACGGTCCGCGCTCGCAGGTGATCTCGGGGGCGCCGGAGGCATTGGAGGCTGCGGCCCGGCTGTTGGACGCCGAGGGGCTGCGCTGGCGGGCGCTGTCGGTGGACCGGGCCTTTCACTCCGCCGCCGTGGAGGAGGCGTTGCGGGAGTTCCGGTCGGGGGCCGAGCAGGTGACGTACCGACCGCTGCGCACTCCGCTGGTCACCACGGCCGACGGGGAGGCGCGGCCCGAGGGATGGACCGTCGACGTCGACTATCTGCTCCGGCAGGCCCGGCGGCCGGTCCGGTTCGACCTCGCCATGGCCACGGCCGTCGAACGCGGGCACCTCGACTTCGTCGAGATCGGCGCGGGGGACACGCTCACCGGTTTGGGCCTGCACTGCGTTCCGAACAGCCGTTGGCTGAGCGGACAGGGCGGGGGAGCGGGAGCCGTGGAGCAGGCCGGCGGGGTGCTGGCGGGGCTGGGGGCGGCGTACGAGCGGGGTGCGGAACTGGACTGGCGGGCGATCACGTCGGACGGCGGGCGCATCCCGCTGCCGGGACATCCGCTGCGGGCGAGCCGGATCGAGGGGGAGGCTCCCGTCGTGGTCGGGGTGAATGGTGAAGTACTCGATGGCATAAGGGAGTTGGCAGCCGAGGCGCTCGGTAGTCCGGTCGCCGACATCACTGCCGACCGCTCCTTCTTCGAGCTGGGCGCGGACTCCCTCGCGTTGATGGGGATGACGACGCAGTTGGAGAAGCGGTACGGCGTGCGCGTGCCGGTGCGTGAGCTGTTCGACTCCGCCGATACGCCGAGGAAGCTGGCGGAGCGGATCGGGGGAGGGGGGCGAACGGCACCCCAGCCGGAGCCGCAGCCGGAGTCTCAGCCTCAGCCGGTTCCTGAGGAGCCGCCTTCGAACCTGCGCGACCTCTTCGGTCAGCAGCTGAAACCGGCCCAGCAACTGGCTGACCAAGTCACCGGAGTGATCAACCGTCAGCTCGACATACTGGCCACCCCACAGGCACCGGAACCGCAGCCCGCGAAACCGGTCGTCGAGCAATCCCCCTACACCCCCACCACCGGCCCCGACTTCAGCCTCTATTTCTTCGGCGACTACCCCGAGAACACCGCCCACGACAAGTACGGCCTCATCATGGACGCGGCCGAGTTCGCGGACCGTCAGGGCTTCCACGGGCTCTGGTTCCCCGAGCGGCACTTCGACTCCTTCGGCGCACTCTTCCCCAACCCTTCCGTCCTGGCCGCCGCCCTCGCCGCGCGGACCAGCAGGATCCGGCTGAACGCCGGTTCGGTGGTGCTGCCGTTGCACCATCCCGTGCGGGTCGCCGAGGAGTGGTCGGTCGTCGACAACATCTCCGGCGGCCGGGCGGGCCTGTGCGTGGCGAGCGGCTGGCACGCCGCAGACTTCGCGCTCGCGCCGGAGAACTACGGGCGGCACCGCGAGGTGATGTACGAACGGCTGGAGACGGTACGGCAGTTGTGGTCGGGCCAGGCGGTCCCGGTGACCGCGGGTGACGGCGCCGAGATCGACGTACGGCTGCACCCCCGCCCGATTCAGGCCGAACTGCCCCTGTACGCGGCCGTGGTGGGCAACCCGGACAGCTACCGCAGGGCCGCCGCCGAAGGGATCGGGGTCGTCACCAACCTGATGACGCAGACCGTCGAGCAGCTCGCGGAGAACATCGCCCTCTACCGGCGTACCCGGGCCGAGCACGGTCTCGATCCGGCGGCCGGGCGGGTCGTGGTGCTGGTGCACACCTATCTCGACGAGGACGGCGAGCGGGCTCGTGCGGAGGCGTACCGGCCGTTCGTGTCGTATCTGCGCTCCTCGCTCGCCCTCTTCGACCAGGTCACCAACAGCCTGGGTTTCGACGTCGATCTGGCGAACACCCCTGAGGAAGATGTGGAGTTTCTGCTCGGGCGGGCCTATGAGCGCTACTGCGCCTCCCGCGCGCTGATCGGTGACGAGCGCACGGCCGCCGAGGCGGTGGGCCGGCTGGTGGCGGCCGGTGCCGATGAGATCGCCTGCTTCGTGGACTTCGGGGTGTCGAGGGAGAAGGTGCTGGCCGGGCTGCCGGTGCTGGACAGGGTCCGACGGCACCCGTACGCATCGGAGGCGGCCCCGGCACGCCGCCGGATGCCCCTGTCTCCCGCCCAGCGCCGCATCTGGTTCCTCGAACGGCTGCACCCGGGCACCACCATGTACTGCGAGCCGAAGGCGATCCGCCTCGACGGCCCCCTCGACCTGCCCGCCCTGCGCGAGGCGCTGCGACGGGTGGCCGACCGGCACCCCGCCCTGCGCACGGTGTTCGGGGAGGCCGACGGGGTGCCCTACCAGGAGATACGCCCCGACGTCCGCCTGGACTGCCCGGTCGACGACCACAGCGGCGTGAGCGAGGAGGAGGCGCTGCGAGCCGTCCTCGCCACCCATGCCCGCGGCGGCATGGATCTCACCGCAGGCCCCCTCGTCACCGCCCGCCTGCTGCGGCTCTCGCCGGAACGCCATCTGCTCTTCCTGCTGGCCCACCACATCGTCTTCGACTCCTCCTCGACGACCGTTCTCGCCCGCGACCTGGCCGCCTACTACCGCGGCGAGGAGCCCCCGCCGCTGTCCGAACCGCCCACCCCCGACAGCCCCGAGCCCGCCGAACTCGCCGCCTCCCTGGACCACTGGCGCCGCGAGCTGGCCGACGCCCCCGAGCTCACCCTCCCCACCGACCGCCCCCGCCCGCCCGTCAGAACCGGCGAGGGCGCGAGCCTGACCCACCCAATCGACGCCCAACTCATCAGCGAACTAAGGACGTTCGCAGCGGGCCACCGAACCACCCTCTTCATGGCACTCACCGGCGCCATCGGCGCGGTCCTCGGCCGGTACAGCGGGCAGCGCGAGGTAGTGCTGGGCACCGCGGTCGCCGCCCGGCCCCTGGGCGCCGAGGACCAGGTCGGCCTCTTCCTCGACACCGTCCCGCTCCGCGTCGACCTCGACGGCGAACCGGACTTCCCGACGCTGCTGCGCCGCGTGCGCGACGGCAGCACGACGGCGTACGAGCACCGGCGCGTCCCCTTCGACGAGCTGGTCGGCGCGCTCAACCCGCACCGCGACCCGGGCCGCAATCCGCTCTTCCAGGTCATGGTCGAGTACGAGAACGAAGGCGCCGTCGACTTCGACCCGCCCCGCCTCACCGCCACCCTGCTCGACGTGCCCAGCGAGCGCGCCCCCTTCGACCTCAGCGTCTATCTGACCCACCACGCGGACGGACTGCGCTTCATGGTCGAGTACGACACGGCGCTCTTCGACGAGCCGACCGTGCGGCGCCTGGTGGCCGACGTCGAGCAGGTGCTGCGCCGCGCCCTGGACACCCCCACCGCCCCGCTCACCGACCTCACGGCCCCCGACCGGACCGCCCTGGCCCGGCTCGGACGCCTGGACGAGCCCGCACCGGCCGCCGGGGACACCCTGCACGGCCTGGTCGAGGGGCAGGCACCGGATGCCGTGGCTCTCGTCACCGATGAACAACGGGTCTCCTACGGCGAGTTGGAGGCATCCGCCAACCGGCTCGCCCACCTCCTGCGCGGCCGGGGCGCCGGGCGCGGGGAGCGCGTGGCAGTGCTGCTGCCGCGAGGACCCGAGCTGATCACGGCCCTGTTGGGTGTCCTGAAGAGCGGTGCCGCCTACCTGCCGCTCGACCCGTCCACGCCCACCCCGCGTCTGGCCGCCCTGCTCGCCGACGCGGGCCCGCTCCTCCTGCTGACCTCAGCCGCCTTGCAAGCCCGGCACCCCGGCCTCGACACCGAGACGCACCTCATGGAGGACACGGACGCCGGTCTGCCGTCCGAACCACCAGTCGTCGACGTACGCCCCGAGGACCCCGCGTACTGCATCTACACCTCGGGCTCGACCGGCCGCCCCAAGGGAGTCGTCGTCCCGCACCGGGGCCCCGCCAACCTGGTCCGCGCCCACCTCGCCGCGCACCCGCCCCTGCGCACCCTCCAGTGGACCTCGCCCTCCTTCGACGTGAGCGTGCAGGAGATCTTCACGACGCTGGCTTCCGGGGCGGAACTGGTCCTGATCGACGACGAGTTGAGGTACGACCCGGCCGCCGTGGCGGAGTCGGCGCGGAGGCACGAGGTGCAGCGGATGTTCATGCCGTGCACGCCGCTCCGGTATCTGATGGAGGCCGGGCCCCGGCTGCCCGCGCTGCGCGAGCTGTTCTCCGCGGGCGAGGCGCTCCAGCTCACCGACGCCTTCCGCCGCTTCCTCGCCGGGCACCCCGAGTGCGTGCTGTACAACCAGTACGGGCCGACGGAGACGTCCGTCATCGTCACCTCGCAGCGCGTCGACCCCGACGGCGAGACCCTGCCGCCCATCGGCACGCCGATCCCGGGCGCACGCATACTGCTGCGGGATCCGGCCGGGCGAACGGTCCCGGTCGGGGCCGTCGGGGAGATCCACGTAGGGGGAGTCCCGGTCGCCGACGGCTATCTGAACCGGCCCGAGGAGACCGCCGCGGCCTTCGTGGACGGCGGCGCCCTGTACCGCACCGGGGACTTGGCGCGCTGGCGCTCCGACGGCGCGCTCCAGTACTGCGGACGCGTCGACGACCAGGTCAAGATCCGTGGGCATCGGGTCGAACCGGCCGAGGCGCAGGCGGTGTTGGCCGCGCTGCCCGGGGTGCGGGACGCGGCGGTCGTAGCGCGTCGGGACCGGCACGGGGAGAGTGAGCTGGTGGCTTACGTCGTCGGGGGTGATCCGGCACCGCTGCGGGCCGCCCTCGCCGCCGAAGTGCCGGAGCATCTGGTGCCCGGGCGGTGGGTGGCCGTGGAACGGCTGCCGGTGAACGCCTCCGGGAAGCTGGACCGGGCCCGGCTGCCCGAACCCGGTGGACCGGCTTCGCCGGCCGAGGCGGAGCCCGGCACCCCGCTGGAGAAGGCCCTGCACGAGCTGTGGTGCGAGGAGTTGGGCGTGGCGCGGGTGTCGGTAACCCGCCCGTTCTTCGAGCTGGGCGGCCACTCGCTCGGCGCGATCCGGTTGCTGCACCGGATGGCGGAGGAGCTGGCCGTCGAGGTGTCGATGGCCGACTTCTTCCGGGCGCCGACGATCAGAGGCATCGCCGCGCGAGCCGCAGGCGGACGCGTGGCGGCGACCGTGCCGCTGACCTCGTCCCTGCGCAGGCTCTGGCGCCGGCACCATGAACGCACGGATCCTGCCGTCTACAACATCGCCCACCGCATCGACCTGCACGGGGAGTTGGACGTCGAGCGGCTGCGCGGTGCGCTGACCGAGCTGGTGCGACGGCACGACGCCTTGCGCGGCAGGTGTACCGAACGGGTGCTGGAGGTGCTGGCGGAGGTGCCGGTCGAGGTCCCGGTGGAGGACGTCGTCGACGCCGACCGGTGGTGCGAGGAGCACGCCCGGATGCCCTTCGCGCTGGACCGCGCCCCGCTGTTCCGCTTCCGCCTGGCCCGGCTCGCCGAGGACCGCTGGATCCTGCTGACGGTGTTCCACCACGCGGTCTGCGACGGCTGGTCGCTGGGAGTCTTGAGGGAGGAGCTGGGTGCCCTGTACGCGGGCACCGAACTCCCGCCCGCCTCCGCCCAGTTCACCGACTTCGCGCGTGATGAACAGGGGCTGACCCCCGAACGCAGGGCCGAACTGGACCGCTACTGGCGGACCGAACTCACCGGCGTCCCCCTGCGATTGCCGCTGCCCTACGACCACCCCCGCCCGCCGGCCCTCTCCGGCCGGGGCGCGCTGCACACCTGGACCATCGACGGCGAGACCCCGGACCGGATCGCCGCCACGGCCGCCCGTCTGGGCGTGACGCCGTACGCCGTGCTGGCCTCGGCGTTCGCACTGTGGGCGGGCCGACTGTGCGGGAACACCGGGGACGTCGTACTCGCCGCGTCCAGCGCGAACCGCACCCGACGCGACCGGTCCGGCACGGTCGGGCTGCTCGGGGACGCGGTGCTGATACGAGCGCGCCGGACCGAGAACTTCGAGGACCTGGTGACCCAGCTGGCCGAGAGCCTGTTCACCGCCCTCGACCACCAGGAGCTGCCGCTGACCGAGGTCGTGGACCTGGTGGAACCGGGTCCGGAGCTGTTCCCGACCGTCCTGTTCACGGTGGTCACCACCCCACCCCCGGTCCTGGAACTGCCGTCACTGCGGACGCGTGTGACGAGCCTGCCCATGCCGGGCGTGGCACGCAACGAGCTGTACGTGGTGCTGGTGCCCGGGGAGGAGGGGATCGAGGTCACCTTCGAGTACTCGACGGACCTGTTCACCGCGGCGACCGTCGAAGGATGGGCGCGGACCTTCACCGCTGTCCTGGAAGAGCTAGCGTGA
- a CDS encoding response regulator transcription factor, with translation MRVLVVEDEERFAAGLRDGLEAEGFAVDVALDGVDGLWLAREHAYDAIVLDIMLPRLNGYRVCRELRGAGDWTPILMLTAKEGEWDEIEGLDTGADDYLTKPVSYGVLLARLRALLRRDAHQRPAVLTAGDLRLDPATRTVSRAGRDIEVTARELAVLEFLLRRAGEAVAKRTILDQVWGDDFEGDPNIVEVYVRRLRNKVDRPFGRRSLVTVRGHGYRLVRDDPGDR, from the coding sequence GTGCGCGTGCTGGTCGTCGAGGACGAGGAGCGGTTCGCGGCCGGGCTCAGGGACGGGCTGGAGGCCGAGGGCTTCGCCGTCGACGTCGCGCTCGACGGCGTGGACGGGCTGTGGCTGGCCCGCGAGCACGCCTACGACGCCATCGTCCTCGACATCATGCTGCCCCGCCTCAACGGCTACCGCGTCTGCCGGGAGCTGCGCGGCGCCGGGGACTGGACCCCGATCCTCATGCTCACCGCCAAGGAGGGCGAGTGGGACGAGATCGAGGGCCTGGACACCGGCGCCGACGACTACCTGACCAAGCCGGTCTCCTACGGCGTGCTCCTGGCCCGCCTGCGCGCCCTGCTGCGCCGCGACGCCCACCAGCGGCCCGCCGTGCTCACCGCCGGTGACCTGCGTCTTGACCCGGCGACCCGGACGGTCAGCCGGGCCGGACGGGACATCGAGGTGACCGCGCGGGAGCTGGCGGTGCTGGAGTTCCTGCTGCGCCGGGCGGGCGAGGCGGTCGCCAAGCGGACCATCCTCGATCAGGTGTGGGGCGACGACTTCGAGGGCGACCCGAACATCGTCGAGGTGTATGTGCGGCGGCTGCGCAACAAGGTCGACCGGCCCTTCGGCCGGCGGTCGCTGGTGACGGTCCGGGGGCATGGCTACCGGCTGGTGCGGGATGACCCCGGGGACCGGTGA